TCCCCAAGCCCGCAAACCCGGCGCCTGATAGTAGCCCCCGGTGGAGCCGAAGCCGCAGCTCTGGGTAGCCCGTCACACAACAATTGTACCTGACCCCAATGGCCCATGCCCGCTGCCAGGGCGAAGAGATGACTGGGCGCCGACCCGATAGCAGGTGCAGCGACAGAGCGACAGAGAAAACAACAAAAACGGTATCAGGAAAGATGGCGATTGACCGTCGCGTTTTCAGAGATGCGGCGGCCGTAGCTGCCGCTTTGGATGTTTCTCCAAGTCGCCGCCCCCGCATAACGCGATCCCCAAGCCGCAAAGCGGGCGCCTGATAGTAGCCCCCGGTGGAGCCGGCCGCAGCCCTGGGTAGCCCTTCTTTTCGTCCCCGTCCTCGTACCATAATTATGTTGTTGACCGAATGAGTGGGTGGGAATAGGTCTTGTATATCGGTGCGGCGAAGGAACAGAGATGCTGGAAAACAAGGCATTCAGTTCCCCTTTGGTCGCAGGCCGGCCAGCGAGGGGCCACAGACACTGCTTAACTTAGGGCCATTGGTATCTGCCCCCTTACCTACCCAGCGTGCGAACTCAGGAAAATGGCTGAAACCGCAAGTCCTATCATGCCTCGCACGATCGCAGTCATCGTGCCTTGCTCCTCAGAATCTGCCTGCCCAGCGACTGGCGGACGTCGTCGTCGCTGACGAATCCACCGGTGATGTGGCGAATGAGCACCAGAGTAGCGTAGTCATAGATTTCCGACCATGCGTCCACGGCTTCGTACAGCAGGCGGTAGTACCACCGCAATTCCTGCTCCAGGCATCCGCGTGCCACCCGCCGCGACCTCAGCGCCTTGCACAACGCACGCTCGAGCCGTCGCCCATCGGGCAGCGGGTAGCACCAAAGCTCGTGAGTCCTGTTCCAGACATGCAGAATCTTCCTGCTCGTCAGCGGCAGTTTCAACTGAGGTCCCCACATGTCGCTGTACTTACAGTAGAACAGCACCGGCGGCTCATTGCCCACCCGCTCCAGTCGCTCTGCCAGATCGTCCATCTGCCGCTGCTGCTGACCTTTCCAAGGAAGGGCGCGCGGATCGTCTTGCTTGGCCTTGGGAATAGGCTTGGCCACCGTAATCCATCGCTCAAACCTGCGCGCGATCTCCTGTCCCGTCCGTCCCCCAATGACGCTGATTGTTACCCATTGTCTGGCCATCTATCTCTCCTCGCTCAATCAAATCACTACCAATCAGAGTACGGCGGCTCGAACCTCTGTCCTCGCTTCGAATGAGGCAGAATGTATGTCCCGGACTTGGCGTCGGACGGAAATCGCACAGCATCCAAAACCTTTCCATCCTTGCCGAACCTTATGTAGTACATTCCGCCTCTCTCGTCGAAGTAAGATAAGGCGGGTACTGACAGCACCATTGGTTTGTCCGGCTGTAGCTGTTGCTCGACTTCATTCATAGTCAGCCCATCCTGCAGAGAAGCGATTCTGCTTTCCATTTCAGAACAAGATTGCTGCGCGCACCCCGCCAGGAACAGTGCGGCCATCGTACATAGGAGGATTTGTCGTTTCATGCCTCTCATTCGCCTTTCCCTTTTGAGACGCCGCCGTCTATAACTGGAAGCTTAATATCTTCTGGAATTTCCAGGCCTTGTCCCGTTGCTGCGAGACGGTATCGGCCAGACGGGTGCCTTCGCCGGCGGCTGTACTTTACTATCAGACGCAGGTGCGGGGGATTTTCTTTTAGGAAAATGGAAAACATCTCCGGCCGGACAGTGACGGGCGGTTGGGGGACTGGCCGGCGGTTGCTGGGTGATGCGGGCTTATTGACATCCATCCGCCAGCGGCTGATAATCGCGAACTTGCTGCGGCGGGGTTGCTGCGGCTGTCAAGGACAAACATGGACCTCAAGGGCAAGAAACTGCTGGTCATCGGCGGCGCGGGACTGATCGGTTCGCATCTGATCGACGAACTGGTCAAGGAAGACGTTGCCGAAATACGAATCTACGACAACTTCAGCCGCGGCACGCGGGAAAACCTCGCCGAGGCCCTCAAAGACCCGCGGGTGAAGGTCTTCCCCCTGGGCGGTGAACTGCTCCACCGCGACATCCTCGACGAGGCCGTCAAAGGCATCGACGGCGTCTTCCACCTGGCGGCGCTGTGGCTGCTGCACTGCCACGAGTACCCGCGCTCGGCGTTTGAGGTCAACATCGGCGGCACGTTCAACGTGCTGGAGGCCTGCCTCAACAACGGCGTCAAACGCCTGGTGTACTCCTCCAGCGCCAGCGTCTACGGCGACGCCCTGCAGGAGCCCATGACCGAGGAGCACTGGTACAACAACACCAATTTCTACGGGGCCACCAAGATCGCCGGGGAGATGATGGCCCGCGCCCTGTACCACCGCTATAGGAACACGCCCAAGAAGCTCGATTACGTCGGCCTGCGGTACATGAACGTGTACGGCCCGCGACAGGACTACCGCGGCACGTACGTGGCGGTGATCATGAAGATTCTCGACCGGCTCGACCAAGGGCTGCCGCCGCTGGTTTACGGCGACGGGTCGCAGGCGTATGACTTCGTCTACGTCGGCGACTGCGGGCGGGCCAACGTCTGCGCAATGAAGGCCGACGCCACCGATTCGTTCTACAACGTCGGCACGGGCATCAAGACCACGATCCTGGAACTGACGGAGATGATTCTGAAATTGACCGGATCGAGCCTGAAGGTTCAGTTCGAGCCGGCCGGCACGACCTTCGTCAAGAACCGCGTGGGCTGCCCCCGAAAAGCCGCCCGGGAGATCGGTTTCACTGCTGCCACCGGTCTGCAGGAGGGGTTGGCGCGGCTGATCGAATGGCGTCAGGGTCATCGCGAACAAGTCCTTCGCCGCCAGGCGGACGCGCAGGTGGCGCCATGAGCCCCAAGCGCAACATTCCCATCGCGATTCCGTGCTTTGGCGATGAGGAATGGCAGGCGCTGCGGGAACCGCTGTCGAGCGGATGGGTGACGCAGGGCCCCAAGGTCGCGGCATTCGAGAAGGCCTTCGCCCAGCGTCAGGGCGCTGCCCACGCGCTGGCATGCACGAGCTGCACCGCCGGTCTGCACCTGATCCTGGCGGCGATGGGCATCGGCCCCGGCGACGAGGTGATCGTGCCCTCGTTCACGTGGGTGGCCTCGGCCAACGCGGTTTTGTACTGCGGGGCCACGCCGGTCCTGTGCGACGTGAACCGCGAGACGTTCAATATCGACATCGCCCACGCGGCCTCGCTGGTGGGTCCGCGGACGCGTGCGATCATCGCCGTTCACCTGTTCGGGCTCAGCGTCGACCTGGACGCCCTGGCCGCGGCGGCGCCGGGCGTTCCGCTGGTCAGCGACGCCGCCTGCGCCGTCGCGACGCGCTACAAGGGACGCCCCATCGGGTCGCTGGGCACGGCGGCGGCGTTTTCGTTTCACCCGCGAAAGATCATCGTCACGGGCGAAGGCGGTATGGTGGCGACTCAGGATGCCGCCCTGGCCGGGCGGATCGACTCGCTCCGCAACCACGGCGCGAGCGTCTCGGAAGAGCAGCGCCACGTCGGTCCCAAGCCTTACATTCTGCCCGAGTTCAACGCGCTGGGGTTCAACTACCGCATGACCGACCTCCAGGGCGCCGTCGGGTTGGCGCAGCTATCGCGGCTCGACGGGTTTCTGGAAGAGCGTCGCAGCGGCGCGGAGTTTTACCGGCGGGAGCTGGCGTCGCTGGGGTGGCTTCGGACGCCCTCGCAAGAGCAGTCGCGCGAGCACGGGTGGCAGGCCTACGTCTGCTACGTGGACGAGGCAAAATCGCCCCTGTCGCGCGACCGGATCCTCGAGGCGATGCAGGCCCAGGGCATCGGCGGGCGCCCCGGCACGCACGCGGTCCACATGCTGGGCCTTTACGCCAGGCAGTTCGGCTACACGGTCGACAGTCTGCCCGCGGCGCGGGACTGCTACCGCTACAGCCTGGCTATTCCCCTGCACAACCGCATGACGATGGACGATTATCGCTACGTGGCCGACGCCCTTAAGAATCTGGAATAATCATGTGTGGAATCGCCGGCGTACTCAATGGCAGCGATCGGGCGGTTTCGCCGGCCATCATTAAAAAGATGACCGACATCCTGGCCCACCGAGGCCCGGACGGCGAGGGGATGTTCGTCGAGGGTAACGTGGGCCTGGGGCACCGCCGCCTGGCGATCATCGACCTGACCGAGGCCGGCCATCAGCCCATGACGACACCCGACGGGCGCTACACCATCAGCTACAACGGCGAGGTGTACAACTTTCGCGAGCTGCGGCACGAACTGGAATCGCTGGGCTGCAGCTTTCGCTCCCGCACGGATACCGAGGTGGTGCTGCAGGCGTACGCCCAGTGGGGCAAGGACGCCCTGCACCGCTTCAACGGGATGTTCGCGTTAGCGATCTGGGACCGCCTGCGGCGCGAGCTGTTCGTCGCCCGCGACCGGTACGGGATCAAGCCGCTGTACTACCTCTTCCGCGACGGCGCGTTCGTGTTCG
The sequence above is a segment of the Planctomycetaceae bacterium genome. Coding sequences within it:
- a CDS encoding NAD-dependent epimerase/dehydratase family protein translates to MDLKGKKLLVIGGAGLIGSHLIDELVKEDVAEIRIYDNFSRGTRENLAEALKDPRVKVFPLGGELLHRDILDEAVKGIDGVFHLAALWLLHCHEYPRSAFEVNIGGTFNVLEACLNNGVKRLVYSSSASVYGDALQEPMTEEHWYNNTNFYGATKIAGEMMARALYHRYRNTPKKLDYVGLRYMNVYGPRQDYRGTYVAVIMKILDRLDQGLPPLVYGDGSQAYDFVYVGDCGRANVCAMKADATDSFYNVGTGIKTTILELTEMILKLTGSSLKVQFEPAGTTFVKNRVGCPRKAAREIGFTAATGLQEGLARLIEWRQGHREQVLRRQADAQVAP
- a CDS encoding DegT/DnrJ/EryC1/StrS family aminotransferase — protein: MSPKRNIPIAIPCFGDEEWQALREPLSSGWVTQGPKVAAFEKAFAQRQGAAHALACTSCTAGLHLILAAMGIGPGDEVIVPSFTWVASANAVLYCGATPVLCDVNRETFNIDIAHAASLVGPRTRAIIAVHLFGLSVDLDALAAAAPGVPLVSDAACAVATRYKGRPIGSLGTAAAFSFHPRKIIVTGEGGMVATQDAALAGRIDSLRNHGASVSEEQRHVGPKPYILPEFNALGFNYRMTDLQGAVGLAQLSRLDGFLEERRSGAEFYRRELASLGWLRTPSQEQSREHGWQAYVCYVDEAKSPLSRDRILEAMQAQGIGGRPGTHAVHMLGLYARQFGYTVDSLPAARDCYRYSLAIPLHNRMTMDDYRYVADALKNLE